A DNA window from Solanum lycopersicum chromosome 3, SLM_r2.1 contains the following coding sequences:
- the LOC138347525 gene encoding uncharacterized protein yields the protein MYVHVDVDVYVDVYVDVHAYIYVYIDVDIHVYSDTDVDVHIDVHANVDVYINVRVDFHIDIHVYVDIDCHVHIDVHVNVPVFVDVYIHVDDHVWIYQNIDIYVDVDIFFLVLASDYIIHYYATNK from the coding sequence ATGTATGTTCACGTAGACGTTGACGTTTACGTTGACGTTTACGTTGACGTTCACGCTTACATTTACgtttacattgatgttgacattcacgTTTACAGTGACACTgacgttgacgttcacattgatgttcacgCTAACGTCGACGTTTACATTAACGTTCGCGTTGATtttcacattgacattcacgtttatgttgacattgatTGTCACGTTCATATTGACGTTCACGTTAACGTTCCTGTTTTTGTTGACGTTTACATTCACGTTGACGATCATGTTTGGATTTACCAAAACATTGACATTtatgttgacgttgacattttttttttggtgctGGCGAGTGATTACATTATCCATTATTATGCTACTAATAAATAG